From Planctomycetia bacterium, a single genomic window includes:
- a CDS encoding MoxR family ATPase, whose translation MTAETSPAISADDVAAVARCEQVYNRLRDELAKTIIGQDEVIEQVLVAMFAGGHALLEGVPGLAKTLLINSLSKALHLSFKRIQFTPDLMPSDVTGTEVIQENLETRAREYKFLHGPLFANMILADEINRTPPKTQAAMLEAMQERQVSAGGKVYMLPAPFFVLATQNPLEQEGTYPLPEAQLDRFLLYVRMGYPTPAAEWEIARRVTSGKLGGIQSVISAEEIVEYQQLVMRVPVSDQVLGYAWALVRASRPNTPEAPDFVNRWMSWGAGPRGVLTLISCAKARAVLYGRMHASIGDVQAVVKPALRHRLAANFAAQAAGKGSEELLDMLLKVVPADKKYEKPAA comes from the coding sequence GTGACCGCTGAGACTTCGCCTGCTATTTCCGCCGATGATGTCGCCGCCGTGGCCCGTTGCGAGCAGGTCTACAACCGCCTGCGCGATGAACTTGCGAAGACGATCATCGGGCAAGACGAAGTGATCGAGCAGGTGCTCGTCGCCATGTTCGCCGGCGGTCATGCTTTGCTCGAAGGCGTGCCGGGGCTCGCGAAGACGTTGCTCATCAACTCGCTCTCGAAGGCGCTCCATCTTTCGTTCAAGCGCATCCAGTTCACGCCCGACCTCATGCCGAGCGACGTGACCGGCACCGAAGTGATTCAAGAGAATCTCGAAACGCGGGCTCGGGAGTATAAATTTCTCCACGGGCCGCTCTTCGCCAACATGATCTTGGCGGACGAAATCAATCGTACGCCCCCGAAGACGCAAGCCGCGATGCTCGAAGCGATGCAAGAGCGGCAAGTGAGCGCGGGAGGCAAAGTTTACATGCTGCCGGCTCCCTTCTTCGTCCTTGCGACGCAGAATCCGCTGGAGCAAGAAGGAACCTATCCGCTTCCCGAAGCGCAGCTCGATCGGTTCTTGCTTTATGTTCGGATGGGCTACCCGACGCCTGCGGCCGAATGGGAGATCGCGCGCCGCGTGACGAGCGGCAAGCTCGGCGGCATCCAATCGGTCATCTCGGCCGAAGAGATCGTCGAGTATCAACAGCTCGTGATGCGCGTTCCGGTGAGCGATCAGGTGCTCGGCTACGCTTGGGCCCTGGTGCGAGCCTCGCGGCCGAACACGCCGGAAGCTCCCGACTTCGTGAATCGGTGGATGAGTTGGGGGGCCGGCCCGCGCGGCGTGCTTACGCTCATCTCCTGCGCCAAAGCTCGGGCCGTGCTCTACGGCCGGATGCACGCCTCGATCGGCGACGTGCAAGCCGTGGTGAAACCTGCGCTCCGGCATCGCCTCGCCGCCAACTTCGCGGCCCAAGCCGCAGGGAAGGGGAGCGAAGAATTGCTCGACATGCTTCTCAAGGTGGTGCCGGCCGATAAGAAGTACGAGAAGCCGGCAGCGTAG
- a CDS encoding P-II family nitrogen regulator gives MKQIVAVVKPYLAEKVLESLKRAPLEAISVREVKGFGRQKNYLDQYAGSEYSLAFLPKVEIDLWVDDARCEEILRKVVDAARTGRMGDGKIFVLPVKSQLREISF, from the coding sequence ATGAAACAGATCGTCGCCGTCGTGAAACCGTATCTCGCCGAGAAGGTGCTCGAAAGCCTCAAGCGGGCCCCGCTCGAAGCCATCAGCGTGCGCGAGGTGAAGGGATTCGGCCGGCAGAAGAACTATCTCGATCAATACGCCGGCAGCGAATACTCGCTCGCGTTTCTACCGAAGGTCGAGATCGATCTCTGGGTCGACGACGCTCGCTGCGAAGAGATCTTGCGCAAAGTCGTCGATGCGGCCCGCACGGGACGCATGGGAGACGGCAAGATCTTCGTGCTCCCGGTAAAGAGCCAGCTGCGCGAGATCAGCTTTTAG
- a CDS encoding (2Fe-2S)-binding protein: MLIVNFVNEKKQIEVPVGANLRNEAMKAGVKLYGGLNGFGAGLNEVFNCHGFGHCGTCRVKIVKGMENAGAMGMVEKVTFKYNPLGPALFAYIGNEDTMRLACRTTVQGDMSVETKPPMNLTGENFFS; the protein is encoded by the coding sequence ATGCTGATCGTCAATTTCGTCAACGAGAAGAAACAGATCGAAGTTCCGGTCGGCGCCAACCTTCGCAACGAAGCGATGAAGGCCGGCGTGAAGCTCTACGGCGGCCTCAACGGCTTCGGCGCAGGCCTGAACGAAGTCTTCAACTGCCACGGCTTCGGCCACTGCGGCACCTGCCGCGTGAAGATCGTGAAGGGAATGGAAAACGCCGGCGCGATGGGTATGGTCGAAAAGGTGACGTTCAAATACAACCCGCTCGGCCCGGCGCTGTTCGCCTATATCGGCAACGAAGACACGATGCGGCTCGCCTGCCGCACGACGGTGCAAGGAGATATGTCGGTCGAGACGAAGCCGCCGATGAACCTGACCGGCGAGAACTTCTTCAGCTAA